The following are encoded together in the Synchiropus splendidus isolate RoL2022-P1 chromosome 7, RoL_Sspl_1.0, whole genome shotgun sequence genome:
- the LOC128762882 gene encoding hydroxycarboxylic acid receptor 2-like yields MRCFFNGTVLTSLLPPMLATQFVLGILGNGVALWIFCFHVKPWKSSTVLLFNLAVADFLLIVVLPFRASYYNSGLNWMFGKTMCNICLFMLQLNRSGSSFFLMAIALDRYMRVVHPHHSINHLSIGKSACGAGILWVLTVSMTAHVMTLQHTNTTYCESFMIDTSVKQTVSWHTFVFIFSFWVPFLVILYCTVRIIGHLRGRQLAQHGKIKKALCFITVVFVLFSICFLPSNITQMLIWAKTHQAVSTLPEDQVCSALDNITTIFYSTIILTYLNSALDPVVYYFSSPVFKNFFRRTLRLPQTDATESSEKKTRESGSQSLSQL; encoded by the coding sequence ATGCGATGCTTTTTCAACGGCACTGTGCTGACCAGCCTGCTCCCGCCAATGCTGGCAACGCAGTTTGTTCTGGGAATTCTTGGAAATGGCGTCGCCCTGTGGATCTTCTGCTTCCACGTGAAACCTTGGAAGAGCAGCACGGTGTTGCTTTTCAACTTGGCCGTGGCTGACTTCTTGCTGATCGTCGTCTTACCTTTTCGTGCCAGCTACTACAACTCGGGCCTCAATTGGATGTTCgggaaaacaatgtgcaacatcTGCCTTTTCATGCTGCAGCTGAACCGCAGTGGGAGCTCCTTCTTCCTGATGGCCATCGCTCTGGACAGGTACATGCGTGTTGTGCATCCTCATCATTCCATTAACCACCTGAGCATCGGGAAGTCTGCGTGTGGCGCTGGCATACTTTGGGTGCTGACCGTGTCCATGACCGCTCACGTCATGACTCTCCAACACACCAACACCACCTACTGCGAGAGCTTCATGATCGACACCAGCGTGAAACAGACTGTCAGCTGGCACACCTTCgtcttcattttttcattttgggtTCCCTTTCTGGTGATTCTGTACTGCACTGTCCGCATCATCGGTCACCTCAGGGGTCGACAGCTGGCTCAGCACGGCAAGATCAAAAAGGCTCTATGTTTCATCACGGTGGTCTTCGTGCTCTTCAGCATCTGCTTCCTTCCGAGCAACATCACACAGATGCTGATTTGGGCCAAAACCCATCAAGCAGTGAGCACCTTGCCAGAGGACCAAGTGTGCAGCgccctggacaacatcaccacCATATTCTACAGCACCATCATCCTGACGTATCTCAACAGCGCCCTGGACCCCGTGGTGTACTACTTCTCCAGCCctgttttcaagaacttcttcaggAGGACTCTCCGTCTGCCCCAGACAGACGCCACTGAAAGCAGCGAGAAGAAAACTCGCGAGAGCGGCTCCCAGTCGCTGAGTCAGCTTTGA